A stretch of the Deinococcus ruber genome encodes the following:
- a CDS encoding NAD(P)/FAD-dependent oxidoreductase has translation MSTFNADIVVIGAGIVGAACAWRLAQRGLKVIVVEQGAPAHGSSSRGAGGVRAQFNTATNILLSRESIAEYADMPGSGYQPAGYLMLVPEAGWAAAQEALALQRSLGIPSEQLTFQDAQRFVAFDPSGLGGCSHCPIDGYVDPPTLTRAFVSQAQEAGAQFLLHTNVDRIEQRGGLWEIGTPAGTVSAPQLLNASGAWAGQVGALAGLDLPVRPARRMVFATLALSPAPQLPFVFDLESGVWIRSKGDRVLLGRADANDTGWREDLDWNWLVPTLQLAVRRFPWLESVGFDRQASWFGYYEVTPDHQPLLGRMPGVDGWLNACGFSGHGVMQAAATARVMAQEACGEAPFIDIDPLRYDRFQRGTAVMDMQL, from the coding sequence GTGCGTGGCGTCTGGCGCAGCGGGGTCTGAAGGTCATCGTCGTCGAGCAGGGCGCTCCGGCACACGGCTCCAGCAGCCGCGGCGCCGGGGGCGTCCGGGCACAGTTCAACACGGCCACCAACATCCTGTTGTCCCGCGAGAGCATCGCGGAGTACGCCGACATGCCCGGCTCCGGATACCAGCCGGCCGGCTACCTGATGCTGGTGCCCGAAGCAGGGTGGGCCGCCGCTCAGGAGGCACTCGCGTTGCAGCGGAGTCTGGGCATCCCGAGTGAGCAGCTCACCTTCCAAGATGCGCAGCGCTTCGTGGCGTTCGACCCTTCCGGGCTGGGTGGGTGCAGTCACTGCCCCATCGACGGGTACGTCGACCCACCCACCTTGACCCGGGCCTTCGTGAGCCAGGCGCAGGAAGCGGGCGCGCAGTTCCTGCTCCACACGAACGTCGACCGCATCGAGCAGCGAGGCGGCCTGTGGGAGATCGGAACGCCGGCAGGAACCGTGTCTGCGCCGCAGCTGCTGAATGCGAGTGGCGCGTGGGCCGGGCAGGTCGGAGCGCTGGCTGGACTGGACCTGCCCGTGCGTCCGGCGCGGCGCATGGTCTTCGCGACGCTGGCCTTATCCCCGGCACCGCAGCTTCCGTTCGTCTTCGACCTGGAAAGTGGCGTGTGGATCCGCTCGAAAGGGGACCGGGTGCTGCTCGGACGGGCTGATGCCAACGATACGGGCTGGCGTGAAGATCTGGATTGGAACTGGCTGGTGCCGACGCTGCAACTCGCCGTCAGGCGTTTCCCCTGGCTGGAATCGGTCGGCTTTGACCGGCAGGCGAGCTGGTTCGGGTACTACGAGGTGACGCCAGATCATCAGCCGCTGCTGGGACGGATGCCAGGCGTCGATGGCTGGCTGAACGCCTGCGGCTTCTCAGGTCACGGCGTGATGCAGGCGGCCGCGACCGCACGCGTCATGGCGCAGGAAGCCTGTGGAGAGGCGCCTTTCATCGACATTGATCCGCTTCGGTACGACCGATTCCAGCGTGGAACAGCCGTGATGGACATGCAGCTGTGA
- a CDS encoding tautomerase family protein, with amino-acid sequence MQITCNAGRSTEKKRALYARMAQLLSEHAGIAPADLVISLIELHAENWSFAHGLMP; translated from the coding sequence GTGCAGATCACCTGCAACGCGGGACGCAGCACGGAGAAGAAGCGTGCACTCTACGCCCGGATGGCCCAGTTGTTGTCAGAGCATGCGGGAATCGCTCCAGCGGATCTGGTGATCAGCCTGATCGAACTTCACGCTGAGAACTGGTCGTTCGCCCATGGCCTGATGCCCTGA
- a CDS encoding NAD(P)H-dependent oxidoreductase has translation MPHALIVHAHPETHSFCAAQMREAVSTLETQGYTVEVSDLYQMNWSPALGRDDFTHPLEGHFKPGPEQVRAHQQGTFAPDVAAELEKLLRADLLVFSFPMWWFSLPAILKGWVDRVFSMGVAYGGGVGTFDKGGFRGRRAMLLFTTGSLEEHFGPEARDGDMDVILFHILHGMFWFCGFTALESVVSFAPTRGTPETRAQQLEAVRTAFSTLDSRAVRFGKISRQVEEW, from the coding sequence ATGCCCCACGCCCTGATTGTTCACGCCCACCCCGAAACTCACTCGTTCTGTGCTGCCCAGATGCGCGAAGCCGTCAGCACGCTGGAGACTCAGGGCTACACGGTGGAGGTCAGTGACCTTTATCAGATGAACTGGTCGCCTGCCCTCGGACGGGACGACTTTACTCATCCGCTCGAAGGCCACTTTAAGCCCGGCCCGGAACAGGTTCGGGCTCACCAGCAGGGTACCTTCGCCCCAGATGTGGCAGCGGAGCTCGAGAAGCTGCTGCGGGCCGACCTGCTCGTCTTCTCGTTCCCGATGTGGTGGTTTTCACTGCCAGCCATCCTGAAAGGCTGGGTCGACCGCGTCTTTTCGATGGGCGTGGCGTATGGCGGTGGAGTCGGCACCTTCGATAAGGGCGGGTTCCGCGGACGGCGGGCGATGCTGCTCTTCACCACTGGAAGCCTGGAGGAGCACTTCGGTCCGGAGGCGCGTGACGGAGATATGGATGTGATCCTCTTTCACATTCTGCACGGGATGTTCTGGTTTTGTGGATTCACTGCCCTGGAATCCGTGGTGAGCTTCGCACCGACCAGAGGGACGCCCGAAACACGGGCGCAGCAACTCGAAGCGGTCAGAACCGCCTTCAGCACGTTGGATTCGCGTGCGGTCAGGTTTGGAAAAATATCCCGGCAAGTTGAGGAGTGGTAA